Below is a window of Cheilinus undulatus linkage group 8, ASM1832078v1, whole genome shotgun sequence DNA.
CACACCGTCTGTGTTAGAACGAATACACAATTCTAATTTCAACTATAGGTTTGCTGTTAAAACCACAACTACctacatttttgtgaaattttgacTAAAGGTAACTGGACTGAGGTGAAATTGTTACACTGAAtgtaaattttatatttttttaaagaacaggaGAAAGAGGCACTTATTTTCTTCAAAGAGAATATTATGTTAATATTATTTCATgttataataattaaaataatcaaataaagtGATCTTTTAGTGTCATGTAAAAAGTCTCATAATCGATAATAATGTGGTTACATCTTTGTAGCTTTACATCACATGAGTAATGCTTACTCGGCAGTATGTCCACATACACTAAAcccaccattacaccaacagagactgttATGAcattgcatttaaatgcatgtactAGAATATGAAGGTGGTCCccattttgcagctataacagcttccactcttcttggaaggctttccacaagattttgcagtgttttgtgggaatttgtgcccattcattctgttgaccatttatgaggtcaggcactgacgTCAGACAAGCCTGGCTTGTTCTCAGTTCCAGTTCATGCAAAAGGTGCTTGAAGGGATTGAGGCCTGTAAAGGTCTTCTACACTGAACTCaacaaaccatgtctttattgtCCTAGCTTTGTGCACTTGGGTacagccatgttggaatagGGTCTCCCCCAAACCGTgtccacaaagttggaagcatagcattgtccaaaatgtcttggtctgctgaagcattgagATTGCACTCCACTGGTCATCgcctaaaccctgaaaaaagcCCTATACCATTAGTCCTCCTCAACCAAAATTTagagttggcacaatgcagtcaggtattcgccaaacccagactcaaccATCTTAGCTtgacaccactccatccaacgctTGGCACTGGACCTGGTGATTGctcagctgctcagccatagaaacccattctatgaagctcctgctcacagtttttgtgtttacattaatgacAGTGGAAGTTTTGAACTCTTAACCATTTGACATCaagacccagaatgcattgcacaaCAATGGCAGCCTAAATgggaatttattttttacatcttGTTAAATTATAATGTGGTTCTTtgtataaaatacatttaaagacaaTGTTGATCTAATAAAGACATCATGTCTTAATAGATGTGTTTTCCTCTGAGAACATCGCACATCTCGTGaaaatcattttctttcaacAACTGCATGTGTAAATAGTATACAGGTATatcattttattacattttccacttgcttcttcttcttttttttttttaacctgtcaTTGAGTTACCTTTATGTGTAACTTTGTCATAACTAAATTTGTGGATCAGTAAAGTTCATCTTATCTTAGTTTCTCACAGGTCAAATTAATCATTAAGAAGTGTTGCATTTGTTAAGATTGGCACATTATATGTATTAATCTCATAGCTACTGGCTTTGCAACTTTTATGCAACATTTTATGGAAACAtttctaataaataaatatagcaAAGCAAAAGTACAATTCTCTACAGTTTTGGATAAGTCGAACAAAAATCCTCTAATGTGGCATGAGTGAATCCCATTTTTTTATAAACCTAGTGAAATAAATGCTGCTGTTACATGCAGCACAGTGCAGAAGGGACCCACAGATACACATGCACATtctgccctctagtggtcaaAGGCACGAACAACAGGCTCTCTGACAGCCATGACGTAAGGCCCTTGAGTAAATCAGGGCACTGATACAATGCCTTTATTGCTATTTCCTTTCAGCAAAAAGATCCCGTATTCCCCTCTTCATCTTCTTGTTCAGCAGGACCACATTCCTCTGGTGTTGATGACAAATAAAGAGCCCTGTGAGAGACAAAGAACTCATGGGAGTTGTAACACAAGAGCAAATGTGACTAGAATTCAGAGGAAAGGTGTCCTTGATTATAATGTCTGTATCCTCTAGATAACTGTTTAGTTTACCCCAGTGAgaggatgagcagcagaaaaacagaagcTAAACAGGCTGTGAGGAGCAGTGGTGATGGGAGGTGGAGGGAGGAGCTGGGAGGACCACCGGGCACAGGGAGTAAGCGTCCTCCTGGGAGCAGGGACAGGTCGAATatctcctgcagctctgtctgGCCGACCACAACCTGGGGGGTCActaagagaaagagaaagagggacAGAGGGATACAGGGGCGCGTGTACTCATAAAAGATGGCGGCAGAGCCGTTGGAATACCAAAGTAAGTAAGTAACCCAGGTTAATATGTTGAGATTAAGAAGCAACCATCATAAAAATAACCCTTGGAGTACCCCACTGGCAACCATGAGTTTGGAGGAGTGGTCTTCTATTGgtacaaaaaaactttaattaaagtggtaaaaaaaaaaaaattcagtttactGTTCAGCTCTTTTGGACCTTCAGACTTTGATAGAGATAACAAAGATACCCGCGCTGAATAATTCTTCAGAAAATGGAGGAAAACTAAgctagaattaaaaaaacacaccccTCAAGTAAATTTTTGAAGATATTTCTTTTTGTCCCAGTATTGATCACTTTAAGACACAATATCCACTAATATCTCCGTGAAGAGGTGAGGTGAGGTGAGTTACCTGTTAGATAGTAGTAAAGCCTGACAACAGAGCGTTGTCCTGAGTAGATCTCACACTGGTAGGTGCCCTGATGGTGCAGACTGGTTGAGGGGATGGAGTACAGTCTGTCCACTCCCACAGTCACCTCTTTAAACTGATCAACCTGCTGAGTTTTCACCTGACcaagaaaaaaaggctgcagATCAGTCGATCAAACTTTATTCTGCCTAATAAATCAAATACTGTCATGTGCAGTTATATGCATGCaagaaatatgttttaaaagagaAACTAGAACTAAAAAATGTAAGTCTTTATCAAGAGTGAAGGTAGAGTGGACTGCATGATTGTCAGGCAgtttggtgcagcatcagcagtactgcaggcAATGTACTAGTCTGTGAAGAGCCAGCAAAGttaaagctttcaatttactgGTCCCTCTTCATTCCAGCCCTCACCTGTGGCTATGCTTTGGGTAGTGACCAAAAGCTTGTgggtaaaagtcaaaatgagtttcctcaggaggatggctgggctcagccctagagatagggtgagggtTTTTCCTctgcatcaaaaggagccagctgaggtggtccATGCCTCTAAGGATGGAGAAGTTGTGACCACATTGCTCCTATACTGGCTCCTCTTAAGATTTTATTACttctttttaaaagcatcttATTTGACTGGACTGACGTGTCTGAACTGTTGAACCAACATGCTTCAGTCAGAGCACTGAAGTCAACACACCAGATGCCCTTGAATGTTCAAAGATGTAGACTTAAACCTGAAATGACAATCTCTGTGGGGAAAATGCTCAAACTATTGAAAAATTTAAATCCTTGCTTATGgctcaatccatccatttttaataaagacaggCTTCATTGCAACATTATATTATAATCCTATTTATTCTTTACATTGATAATTTTATCCATATTTGTCCCTTCATATTGTGTTTTAAGCCTGTAGATAATTTTGGCACACTGAGATAGTTTTAAATTTGCTCTATAAATGCATGTCACATGACATGACTTATTTTcagactgtttcataaccagtaAGAACCTCCTATCTGAagctttaaactttaatgtcatGTCAGCTTATTAAACAAGTGCACCTGCATGTTTAGATACAGGGCGAGTTTATCAGTCTAAACAGTTTTACATGTGTTGGTACAAACTAAGAGGGAGACGCGACCTGATTTGAAGCCTGTCACAAACAATTATTTGTCCAAATTGTCCTAATGTTTGTCGTGTCAGCACAGTAACTTTACTTCTCCAGCCTGACTCCGAGAAACCCGGATCTGGAATCATGACTAGATTGTGGCGGTGGTGTAGTGCACTGCGAACTTGCTTATTTTTCAGTCTCCATTAAGTATCCTCTCTCCTAGCATGCTAGAGGCAACAAAAAGTACTCTGAGTACACAAGTGCATTGCTAACAGACCTTGGAGTAGTTCACACAAAATGCACATTCATGCTCTCCTCTGGCTATCACTATCATAATTATCCATAAAACCTGTGCTAGTGTTATCAATGCTAACTGGATTTTTGACGTCTTTACACTTTAAGTAGCTCTCCCACTGTGTTGACGACCAGAGAGGCCTGAATGGACGACAGAGGTCACTGATGCTTCATACAACActccaaagacaaaaaaacgCACCACCAGCAATGGCAGTTTTGGATTAGACCCGGTTCAAGTTGAAGggacagctttaaaaatgaaatgttcatCACAAAGGAACAGTGGGAATCTTGTTGTACGTCAAGGACATTGCTGCTGTCTCTGAATAAGCTGGTTCACTTGCACTGTGAAGGATAGACTACTGTTGACAGTGTGTGCTCTTTACAGCATGGAACAGTGCATTAATACATGTGGGGGAAGATGTGTTAGAGAACACAGCACATGTGGATGGGCTTATCTTTGAAAAAGGAGaaggaaaacattttcaaaaatacttatgtaaatgtggATGAGGCCTGAGTTTCTGTGAAGTTGTTATGCAGGGGTggaaattaattaattacagttactcaaattactgtaattaagttgtgtgttttttgggtacttgtactttaatgaatacattttaaaatcagtacttttacctCAACCTCAACaacaggaaagaaaacagtaatttcttgtattttttgcattgcattttgggAACAAGAAGGTGAGAGCACGTGCTTGGAAGGAGAGTGAAGTTGGAAATCACATTGTTATCCAACTCCATCCTAACAATAAACAGGTGAGTGCCTTACTGCTTTGCTAGTTAGAACAGGCAAAAACCATCACTTACTAAGTTTGAGGTCATTTGTAAGATTAGCATTAGCTAGAGTTTGACATGACGAACAAACACCGCAAGCACACAGAGTGAGTACATTCTTTGCCAGCTAAGATTAGCTTGATCTTAACAGTTGCTGAAAATTGAATTCAGATGATTCATTTAATGTATTATTTCTTTTGTTccaatgttgttttttccctttacagAATCCTTGCAGTTCCTGTCCAGCAAGGAAATTCACAGGGAGCTACAGTAAAAATGTCTCTAGTCCAGGATATTCTACAGTACCTCTAATAACGTTTGCCAGATCTGTGGACATCAGTGTAGTACTGTAGTGGCCTATGGGAAACTTAAATTTATAGTGATGcaacttttttctttacaaccaaattttttgatatttattgtttgtgttaATCTTCTTAGACAGCAGCGCTTGAAGCAGACTGCTGTTGTCAGTCCTAAAccaacttatttttgttttattttagtgttttaagtAGAATTGAAGTTTTAAGTTATTCTCTATGTTATGAGAAAGTTTGATGTCCTAAGAACCATCAAACTCATTAAAAACCCAATatataaacaaattaaaaatttgccagtttttgttAAACCTTGAAAAGTTGACCTTTTTGCTGAAGGTTTTGGCACAACAGCAGTTATACTTAACACATACCTGTATGTATGTTCAATTTTAATAAAGAGACATGGTTTGAGAAGACACTTTGAAGTTTTGTCATTTGTCTTGACATTTTAAGTTGCGGTTTGAAAGGCTATGTTTATCACATTAAAGCATGGTGTTTATAACATGACATGCAAGGAGTAATTTATGAAATCACTaggtttagaaaaataaatttatacTGTCAATTTTGCGAGAAGGAAATGAATAAACAGCAAGGTGTAGTATTTTGCAgcaattcacagtaaaaatctgtaaatatacCTCTTAagaaaaagtgtaaataaacagtaaaaaatgcTAATCTTTCCAACAGTATTTTCCTGTTAAGGTttaaaataacagctttttgctttatttataaaaaacagTAACTAACTGTAAATTTCAGCTACAGCAACATACTGTTAATTTTACAGTAACTTCCTGGCAACCCTCCTGCCAGTTGTTGACCGTTTTTTTAATGGGGGGAATTTCTAAGAGTGTTTGAGGTTTaatctctgctttgttcttgctaGATGAGACCCACCTCGCCAGATTTTCAAGAGTCACTGTGGCTCTGCCAGATAGTAAAATACTGAACACTTTATAAGGTGTAGTTTCACTATATGTAATGTGGACCAATGAAGACACTTCTGAAGTTAAATTTGATTCCATAATAGTTTAATTTACACTGTCAATTATGctatgtattttactttattatagaacTGTGATTTTACCTGAACAGCCTGGCTGGAGATCTATTCTCGTTGTTCTTGCTAATAAGAAAAGTTCATactttattcctcagtagctactcagcaCTCAGtccttaaagtaaactttaaatgaaatatttttaacttttagttgAGTAGATGTATAGACCACTTTAACTTCAGTGAATTCTAACCAGagaaactgtacttttacttccgCACAATAGTTGtgcactttaaaaatgtatttgtggtCTCCCACTTTCTTAAAACCAGCACGGACTTAAAATCCTTGAGCATCTAGCCAGCCTTGATAGGCCAAAATAGCAGCATATAGAGCTGAGTGAACACTGGTGTTGATCTGCTGACCAGCCTAGTAAACTGACAGATTGAACTGTAAGAAGAAACCAACATCAACAAGTATTTTATGTTAGGCTAAGCTGATGTTCTCCTGGctttagctttatatttaaaAGACACAAATGAGAGTGATATAACTCTTGTCATTCATGTGAAGGTGTTTGAGTGACCCTGCATTGTTCAATACTTCCCCAGCGTACCTCCTCTGCAAACCTCCAGATCACCTCAATATCGTTTGGTAAGCTAAATGGCACATCACATCGCACCTGGCTCCTGCTGTTCTCCATCACTGTAATATcttgaactgaaaaaaagaaaaacatatagccacccacacgcacacacacacacacacacacacacacagataacATTCACAGGGGGGCAGCTCTTGCAGTCTGAGCCCTCCTTAATGATAATACTTAAGCCCAGTCTCTGAGGAGTGGAGTAAAAGTGATGATATGCTAAACAGCAGCTGTGCTGTACAGGGTTGATATGAATACCATCGTGTGTGGGAGTCAACTGTCACCTTGCATAAAGAAGCCAAGGACTTAAAGAGTACCTTGGGGGGTTCTGTGCAAAAGATATAATGTGTGGAAATAAAACCTtgccttgttttattttattttttttgtcaaatccCGACTTTCTGCTAAGAGCATTTCAAGGATCAAAAGCTGAGCGTTTCAAGGATCCCGAGCGGATGCTTATGAAGGAGAAAATATAGTTATGTAAGGATGTGTCAAGTCTGGATTAACacaccttttttcctgtttgaaaaaTGTGATGTAACAGCATCAGTGATCCAGTGTGTATGACTGATGTTAAAACTCACCTGGACAGTCCAAGGGGAATTCACAGGAGTCGTACTTGCAGGTTACACAGTTGTATACGGCACCCGCTCTCTGGAAACCTGAAACATGGTTTTCATGGAGTTTTTAAGTTGTAAAACAGACTAATATAATTCTGATAATCTAATAGTAAAGTTAAATGTCAAACTGTTCAAGTGGAATAGATGTCAGATTCATTACTACATTTTCCACAGAGATTTACTGTTAGAAACATATTTAAGATCAAAACCATTACATACACATTTACAGAATAAAGCATGCAAAGAGGGCCAAATTTGTACTTTTGCCCACAGGGGGGCGCCCAAATCGTCACAAACCAAACAGGTCTCAAAGGAGCTTTAATTGAGATGGCACAGGAAAGATGGAGAGGACAAGGCATCAGGAGGGtcagacagaaatatttcattgATTTCTCTCACTTAAACACAGATTTTAGCTTGCTTTACAAAGTGGAGACAATTGTGCATTAATAAAATCCATATCCacatttgaaatgtatttttgaaacttGTGCCAGTGCCGAGATAAAATTATAAGGCTTGCCAATACAAAGCATTGAACTTTCATTTGCAGACAATTAAAGAAAAGCGCTAGCTATCATATTATTTACAGGGAAGGTGCAATTTAGGGATTCTGGGGGCAACAGAATGTACAAATTATCAAGGCCTGACAAAATAACAGCATAGAAATGAGATACAGGTCATGACAAGAGAttatttttgtagccttccccagatctttgctgtgatatgcattgtcagctgtgaggccttctaaaGAGTAGTGTGTGCCTAAATCTTGTCCAATCAATttcatttaccacaggtggactccaatcaaatgtagaaacatctgagcgcagatcaagagaaatgggaggaacttgagctaattttttttttgttgttgttgttttgtgaaatatttttctttcatatttttaatacatttggaaaaaaaatcttaaattctgTTGTGACTTTGTcttgatggggtactgagtgtagattaatgagaataaaaatgatgtttttggaCTGTATTATTAGGCTGCAGCATTATAACATTGagggtttaaaaacattttaagtgcgctgtaaaagaaaagaagactgcTGGAAATCCTTAAGATAATGTATATACACAGCTGAATACATACTGTTCATAGCattatgtttatatatttttgattcATGCAAAAATTGTACATATTGTACTGTTGACAGCATTCTgcaaaaactgtcattttttacattttccttgGCTAATATCACAGTAACTGATGATATTTGTAGAGAAAAATGTGGTGAGATATATGAACAATTTGTATACAGGGGACACCAAAATCCAAATGTCGTGACAGGAgcttcaaaacatttaaacacagaagagacaaaaacagacactCACCACATGGAGGGAAACATCCAGACactgaaagaaagagagaaagttcACTTCAATCACCAAATTTTATTTCCATCAATAATTTAGTGCTAACATCCACAAGTATGAGACAGTGTAACCTGACAGCTTCCTTTATTCTCCACAGTGTTTGAAAGGCTGTAATAA
It encodes the following:
- the LOC121513513 gene encoding sperm acrosome membrane-associated protein 6, with product MRTSALLFVCLSLLLSPSMSCFQCFIDVADTGRLCWGHILSQYSVRNVDACFRKLDRIFNNNERVIKAGRVGEGYEKQLKEILDSEILPIMKEFDKKENKDTLYEERLQTAADNFIAAASKLPRGETCVWMFPSMCLTFNHVSGFQRAGAVYNCVTCKYDSCEFPLDCPVQDITVMENSRSQVRCDVPFSLPNDIEVIWRFAEEVKTQQVDQFKEVTVGVDRLYSIPSTSLHHQGTYQCEIYSGQRSVVRLYYYLTVTPQVVVGQTELQEIFDLSLLPGGRLLPVPGGPPSSSLHLPSPLLLTACLASVFLLLILSLGALYLSSTPEECGPAEQEDEEGNTGSFC